Below is a genomic region from Chromatiaceae bacterium.
GGTATCGCGGTTGGGCGCGCCTGTTGATCGCTCCAGGCAGCACTCGCAGAATCGATCGGGTACCGATGAATGCAACAGGCCCCACCGGGGCCATGACACTGCGCGGAGGATGGCCAAGATGGTGAACAGGCAGATCGTTTTCGCCGGCGTCGCGGGCCTGGCCATGGTCGCGGTCACGGCGTCGGCCGCAGACTGGACACTGATGCCCGAAGAGTCACACGTGGTCTACACCACGACCAAGGTGTTCCCGGAGAACAAGTCGAGCGCTGCGGAGAACAACCGCTTCACCTCGCTGACCGGCAGCGTCAGCGACGCTGGCGAGGCCGAGGTGAGGATCGCATTGGCCAGCGTCGCGACCAATGTACCGATCCGCGACGAGCGCATGCGCACCATCGTGTTCGACACCGAAAAGTTTCCGGAGGCGACCGTGCAGGCGCAGGTGCCCCCGGTCGTCTTGTCCAAGGAAGGCACCCACCAGATCGATCTCAGCATGACGCTGGCGCTCAGGGACGCGACGAAACAG
It encodes:
- a CDS encoding YceI family protein, with product MVNRQIVFAGVAGLAMVAVTASAADWTLMPEESHVVYTTTKVFPENKSSAAENNRFTSLTGSVSDAGEAEVRIALASVATNVPIRDERMRTIVFDTEKFPEATVQAQVPPVVLSKEGTHQIDLSMTLALRDATKQLTVPVVVYNERGRAVVTALQPVLISAGDFGLDTGVAELTKIAGLGYIPATVPVWFHLVFRRD